The following DNA comes from Nocardioides sp. JQ2195.
AGTTCGCCGAACGCGCCGCCTATGTCCGGGCGCGCGCGTGCGAGTCCCTGGGACAGCTCGACGACGCGGTGCTGGAGCTCGAGCAGCTGGTCGCCGTCGAGCAGCTCACCCTGGTCACGATCCGCGCCGGCATCGCGCTGACCCGTTGCTACCGCGACTCGGGCGACCTGGGCATGTCGATCGCGAGCGGGCAGCGACTGCTCGACCTGCTCGAGGGCAGTGGGCTGGAGCAGGCGGACGAGGCGGTGCAGCTGGCTGCCACCCTGGCCTCGGCCTACTTCGAGCGCGGCGACGTCAGCCACGCGATCCGCATCTGCCGCCGCGCCGCGACCCGTGCCGAAGAGCTCGGCTCGCCGACCGCGCGTGCCTCGGCCTACTGGAACGCCTCGATCATGGAGGCCCACCGCGGCCACACCCGGGCGGCCATCCCGCTGGCCGAGCGCGCGCTGGCGCTGCTCGGTGAAGGCCAGGACATGCGCCACTTGGCGCTTCTACGAACCCAGCTCGGCACCCTGCAGCTCGCCATGGATCCTCCCGCCATCGACGACGCGATGCAGCAGCTCTCCCAAGCCGCGGAGGACTTGAAGTGGTCGAGTGCGGCACCCATCGACGTGGCCAAGAACGACTTGGCGCTGGCGCGGGCGCTGCACGCAACGGGGGACGTCCATCGAGCCATCGAGCTCAGCCGACACGTCCATGACGTCGCCGCAGCGACCTCGCCGCTGGTTGCGGCGAATGCCAAGTCTGTCGAGGGCCTCGCGCTGTCCAGCACCGGCGACATCGAAGGAGCGCGAACGGCCTACCGCGCCGCGGTCAACCTGCTCACCGGTGTCGGCGCGGACCGCAGTGCAGCACAGTTCTGGTTCGAGCTCGCCTCGCAGCTGGACGAGGTCGGCGACACGGCAGCGGCACGCGATGCGTATCGCAGCGCAGCTGCCTCCACCGGTCTCCGGCGAACGACTGCGCCGCGAATCCGCTCCCAGGTCTGACCGGCATGGTTCCGGCGCCCCGTTCGACAGGCCCCGGAACCGCCCACGCACCCGGCCCACGCCCAGCTTGCGTCCAGAGGCAACGACTCGCAGGTGGAACGGGCCCGCGACCAGGGCACGACCGCGCCGAAATGACGACAGGCCACACGCGAACCTGACTTGGTCCCCGCGTGGCCTGACCGCTGCTACGCCTTGCTGACGATGTGGGTCAGCAGCACCAGGGGTCGCCGACCTTGAAGATCACCATCCCGCCGCGGTCACCCTTGACGGGGGCGCTGGTTGCCGCGCTGCTCGGACCGACGACGCCGAACGACGTCACAGCCGTGAGCGCCAGGACTGTCAGGGTCTTCTTCATCGTGCTCTTCATGGTGGTTCCCTCCACTGTCTTTTTGGTGTGCTGCTGGGGTCAGCCGGACCAGCCGCGACTCACGAGGCGATCCTTGACTAGAAGTATCCCTGCCAATCTCGACGAAAGAGGAACTTTCCAAAAGAATCTTTCCAACTCTGAGACAAGGCTGTCGAGTCGTGAGTAAAGTTTGGTCAAGTTCGGTTGGCAACCCACCCACAACCACCAACCCAACCCCCCTCGTGACCACCCCCATTGATCGCGAGCAGCGTGCAGGGGTATCCCCCCACCCCAAGCGCACAGAAACCCCCGCCGGTTCCGGCGGGGGTTTCTTCTTTGGTTCGAGGCGCAGGCGGTCAGTCGGTGCCGTTGCGCTTGACGAAGTCGACGATCTGCTCGGCCAGCTCCGGGCGGCAGACGATCAGGTCGGGCAGCGAGACGTTGTCTTGGTTGTAGGCCAGCTCGGAGCCGTCCACGCGTGAGCAGAACAGGCCGGCGGCTCGGGCCACCGCCACGGGGGCGGCGTTGTCCCACTCGTACTGCCCACCGGCGTGGATGTAGGCGTCGGCGACGTCACGGACCACGGACATCACCTTCACACCGGCAGAGCCCATCGGCACCAGCTCGGCGTCGATCTCCTCCGCCAGGGCCTGCACGAAGGCCGGCGGGCGGGTCCGCGAGACCGCGATGCGCGGGCGGGTCGACGTACGCGGAGGAACGACGGACGGCGTGCCGGTGTTGAAGGTCTCTCCCAGCGCGGGCTGCGCCACGGCGCCGACGGTGAGGTCGCCGTCCTCCCAGAGCGCGACGTGCACGGCCCAGTCGTCACGCGGCGGCTCGGAGAACTCACGGGTGCCGTCGAGGGGGTCGATGATCCAGACCCGCTTTGACTGCAGGCGGGACTTGTCGTCGGCAGCCTCCTCGGAGAGCACGGCGTCGTCGGGCCGGTGCTCGGCCAGGAGCTCGGCGATCAACGCCTGCGCAGCGGCGTCGCCGGCATCCTTGAGCTCACGCCCCTCGAGGCCCTGGCTGCGCACCTCCAGCAGGCGGTCGCCGGCAGCTCCGGCAAGCCAGGTGGCGAAAATGTGGTCATCAGTGGCCGCGGCGGCCGGGAAGTCGGTAGTCACGGAGGCAGTCTGTCATCAAACTTGGGGAACCCCATGGGAAGACCCCATAGCGGACCACGGACGCTCCTAGCGTCGTCAACATGCCCCGTCAGGTCCTGGCCGCCTATGCCGTCGTCGCGTTGGTGGCGGTCGTCGCCATGGCGTGGCTGGGCGTCGTGCCGGGCGACGACGGCGCGCAACGGACCCACGACTCCTCCGCAACGCCGACCTCTTCGCCCTCGGCTCCGGACTCGGCACCGAGCTCGACCTCGGCCCCGCCGTCGGACGACTCCGCGGGCACCACACCGGACGCTCGGGAGCACGACTCCGACGCCCCCACCGACCCCAGTGCCAGTGACACTCAGCCGAGTGTCGACACCAGCGACACCAGCGGCAACGGGGACTCCGGTGTCGAGGTGCTGCCCACCGATCCCGAGACCACCGAGGGCCTGCCCGGGCTCGACACCAAGCCGCCCGACACGAAGCAGCCGTTGATCGACCTGCCGCTGCCCGACAGCGCGGTGGCGAAGGACTCCTTGGCCAAGGGGTTCCCCCGGAAGGTGCTCGGTCCGCGGAAGAAGTCGGCAATCGTCACCAGCAGCGTCTCGCCGGCAGCCGATGTCAACTCGCTCCAGGTGGCCTTGGTCGCGACCACTCGTGCGGGTGCGGACGCCGTCCTGCGTGACTACCGCATCCGCCTCGCCAAGCTCGGCTTCACCGAGACCGACGCGGCGCTGCCCGTCATCGGGGGCTCCAGCGCGGCGAGCTTCATCCGCGGCGACGACACTGTGGTCGTGACCGCGACCCCCGGCGCGGACGAGACCACCTACACCGCCTACGGCACACTCCACGCCTCGGGATCCTGACATGTACGTCTCGCTCCGGGATCGACCGAGCGCCGCACCACCCGGCGGCCCGTCCGCCGGTCCCGCGTCCACCGGTCCCGCGTCCGCCGGCACCGGAGCCGGCAGCGGAGACGGCACCGGAACGGCCGTCGCGAGCACGACCACGGGCAAGGGACCCAAGGTCGCCCCGGTGGTCTTCACGCTCGGCTTCGTCAGCCTGCTCACGGACATCTCGTCCGAGTCCGTCTCGGCGATCCTGCCGCTCTACCTGACGGCCGTGGTCGGCCTCTCCCCCGTGGCCTACGGATTCATCGACGGGCTCTACCAGGGGGTCAGCTCCCTGGTCCGCATCGGCGGTGGCTGGGCCGCGGACAGGGGCGGGCACCCCAAGTGGGTGGCATTCCTGGGGTACGGCGTCTCCGTCGGCGCGCGCATCGGCCTCCTCTTCGCGGCCGGGCTCGGCACGGTCTCCGCGGTGGTGACCGCCGACCGGATCGGCAAGGGCCTGCGCACCGCTCCCCGCGACGCGATGATCTCCGCCGCCACCGACCCCGCCCACCTGGGCCGCGCGTTCGGCGTGCACCGCACCCTCGACACCATCGGCGCTGCGATCGGGCCGCTGATCGCCTTCGCGATCCTGTGGATGATCCCCGACGGCTACCTGACGGTGATGGTGGTGTCGCTCGGATTCGCCGTGCTGGGGCTGACCCTGCTCGGCCTCTTCGTGGAGGACCGGCCGGCGGTCCGCCAGGCGGAGAGCGCTCCCCGGTTCCGCTGGGCCGAGGTCGTCAGCCCCGACATGGTCCGGCTCCTGGTCGTGTCGGCGGTGCTCGGCCTGCTCTCCGTCGGCGACGGGTTCATCTACCTGGCGCTGCTCGACCGGGGACAGTTCGCGGCGGCCTGGTTCCCCCTGATGTACGTCGGCACCAACATCGCCTACCTCGCACTCGCGATCCCGTTCGGCCGACTGGCCGATCGCGTCGGACGTGCGCGGGTCCTCGTCCTCGGGCACCTCGCCCTTGCCGCGGCGTACGTCGGCACGGCGGCGCCGGTGTCGACTGCGTGGGCCATCCTCGCGGTGCTGGCGATGCTCGGCGCCTTCTATGCCGCCACCGACGGAGTGGTGGCCGCCCTGGCCGGCGGACTCGTGCCCGGCACCGCACGAGCCAGCGGGATCGCGTCGGTGCAGACCGTGGTCGCACTGAGCAGGCTGCTGGCGTCCTTCGGCTTCGGCCTGCTCTGGGTGGTCGTCGGCCCGCAACGAGCACTGGTCCTCGTCGCCGGCCTCCTCCTCGTCGCCGTTCCCGTCGCCTTCGCCGGGTTGCGACGCCTCGACACGCGGCCGCTGGTGGTCGCATGAACCGCAACGTCACCGTCTTCCTCGCCGTCGCTGCGCTGACCGTCGGCGGCAGCACGGCCTACGCGAGCACCGCCTTCCACCGCTACTGGGACAGGTACGACGACCCGCCGACCGTGGCGCTGGCCGACAACGCGGGCACCCTGCCCCACGGCGACCGGATCGTCTTCCGCCACACCGGCATCGACGACCACTACGGGCTCGTGGCGATGGTGCCGCTCGACGACCCCGATGGCCCACGCAGCTTCACGGACGTCGCCTGCGACCGGGTCGACGCCAGCACCACCGAAGCCACCTGCCTGGTCACCGAGCGGGGCGTGGTGACCACGTTCGAGGCACTCGAGCTGGACGCCGACTGGGACGTCCGGGAGACCCACGGGCTTCCCGGGATCCCGAGCCGCACCCGTCTGTCGCCCGACGGGACGCTGGTGGCGACCACGTCGTTCGTCACCGGGCACACCTACATGACCACCGGCTTCTCGACGGCAACGGAGATCCGGGAGGTCGGCGGCCAGAGCCTGGGCAACCTCGAGCGCTTCGAGCTCCGGATCAACGACAAGGCCGTGCACCCGGTGGACCGCAACGTCTGGGGGGTGACCTTCGTCGACGACCGCACCTTCTATGCCACCGTCGCGACCGGCGGCCGGACCTACCTGACCCAGGGTGACCTCACCGAGCGCACCCTGACCGCGATCAGCACCAACGCCGAGTGCCCCTCCGTCTCCCCCGACGCCACGAAGGTGGCCTTCAAGGTGCTCGACGACAAGGAGTGGGAGGTCGCCGTGCTCGACCTGGCCACCGGTGAGCGCACGGTGCTCCCCCACACCCGCGGCCTGGACGACCAGGTCGAGTGGCTCGACGAGGACACCTTGCTCTACGGCCTCCCCCGGAGCGACGAACCGGGCGTCACGGACATCTGGTCCATCGACACCCGACCCGAGGCCGAACCGACCCGGCTGATCGAGCAGGCCTGGTCGCCGTCCGTCATACGCACAGGAGACCAGTGATGACCTCACCCGCCACCACCAGAGCACCGGTCCGGAGCCGAGCCCGGCTCGACGCGATCGATCCCGCCGGCGCAGCGCTGGTCCGCCAGCTGCTGGCGCTGGCACCCACCGGCCTGGCCGCCGGGCACGACCCGGCGACGGGTGGTTTCGCGCAGACCGTCCGTGGGCTCTCCGGGACGCCCGGGACGCGCCTGCAGCGGCAGGGTGACAACCTCCGGTACGCCGCGATGGCCGCGCTCGGCCTGGCCCGGGTGCCGGTCGAGCAGCAACGACAGGTCCTGGCCGGTGGCACGGCCGCCGAGCTCGCCGCACGCACCGCCGAACGGGCCGTCGACCACCGGGACCCGGGCGCGGTGGCCCTGGCCGCGTGGGCCCGGGCCGAGGTCAACGGAGCCTTCGCCGGCGAGCTCTTCGACGCCCTCGACGGCCGGCTGGGCGCGGGCGTGGCACTGCCGACGGTGGACGCATCCTGGGCCGTGACCGCCGCGACGGTGGCGGCCGGCCTCGGTGACACGTCGCGCATCCTCCACCTCGGCACCCGGCTGCTGCTCGACCACCGAGGCACCGGCGGAATCTTCCCGCACTGGCTCCCGCCCACGGCGCAACCTCGCTGGCGCGGTCACGTCGGGTGCTTCGCCGATCAGGTCTACCCGATCCAGGCGTTGGCCCGGGTCGCTGCCCTGACCGGACGGGGCGACTGCCTCGCCGCGGCCAACCGGACCGCGTCACGGATCTGTGAGCTGCAGGGCGAGCACGGCCAGTGGTGGTGGCACTACGACATCCGCAACGGTGGCGTCGTCGAGAAGTTCCCCGTCTACAGCGTGCACCAGCACGCGATGGGACCGATGGCGCTCTTCGACCTGCTGGAGGCCGGGGGTGACGACCACACGGCGGCCGTGGCACGGGGCCTGGCCTGGCTCCAGACCCATCCCGAGGTCGTCGAGGAGCTGGTCTCCCCCCGGTTCGGGGTGATCTGGCGGAAGGTCGGTCGACGCGAGCCACCGAAGGCCGCGCGCGCCGTCAACACCGCCACGACCGCCGTACGCGTCGGAGCCCACCTGCCCGGGATCGACCGGCTCCTCCCACCGACGTCGGTCGACCACGAGTGCCGCCCCTACGAGCTCGGTTGGTTGCTGCACGCGTGGCTCCCACCGACCCCTTCGACCGAGATGAGTGCGCGATGACCACCCAGCCCATGCCCGCGAGCCAGCTGTTCGGCCTCGACGTCCACGCCCTGACGCTCGACGACGTCGTGACCGAGGCAGAGCACAGTCTCGCCACCCGCGACCCGCTCCTGATCGGGGTGGTCAACGCCGCCAAGATCGTGAAGCTGAGCGCGGACCAGGTGCTGCGCGACTCGCTCCTCGAGTGCGACCTGCTCCTCGCCGACGGCCAGTCCGTGGTCTGGGCCAGCCGCCTCCTGGGCCGTCCCCTTCCCGAGCGCGTCGCGGGCATCGACCTGTTCGAGGCGCTGCTCGAGGTCGCTCACCGGGACCAGCGGCGGATCTATCTCCTCGGGGCGACCCCCGAGGTGTTGGCCCGACTCTGCGAGGTCGTCTCCACGCGGTGGCCGAACGCCGTGATCGCCGGCAGCCACGACGGCTACTTCGACGAGGACTCGTCGGCCTCGGTCGCCCGGGACATCGCCGAGGCGCGGGCCGACATGTTGTTCCTCGGCATGACCACGCCGAAGAAGGAGAACTTCATCGGCAGGCACGGCCACGCCCTCGGCGTACCGATCCTGCACGGCGTCGGCGGTTCCTTCGACGTCATGGCCGGGGTCACCGCCCGTGCCCCGCTCGCCTGGCAGCGCGCCGGGATGGAGTGGGCCTACCGGGTCAGGCAGGAGCCGCGCCGGCTCTGGAAGCGCTACCTGACCACCAACACCCGCTTCCTGCTGATGCTCGCGATGGAGCGCGTCCATCGGCACTCCGCCTACACCACCGGATCAGGGGTCCATCATGGATGACATCTTCAGCGGCCGCGTCGCGATCCTCGGCCTCGGCTACATCGGCCTGCCCACGGCGGCCGTGCTCGCGACGCGAGGCATCGAGGTGATCGGGGTCGACGTCAACGCCGCCACCGTGGAGGCGGTGTCCCGGGGCGAGGTCCCGTTCGTCGAGCCCGACCTGGGTGTTGCGGTGAGCGGCGCCGTCTCCCAGGGAAACCTGAGTGCGACCTCGGAGGTGCCCGAGGCCGACGCGTTCATCATCGCCGTGCCCACCCCGTTCATGGACGAGCACCGGGCCGACCTCCACTACATCCGTGCCGCCGTGGAGTCGATCGCGCCGCGCCTTCGTGGTGGCGAGGTGGTGATCCTCGAGTCGACCTCGCCGCCCGGCACCACCGTCCAGGTGAGCAGGTGGCTGGCCGAGCTGCGGCCCGACCTGACCCTGCCGCACTGCTCGGAAGGCGTGCCGGACGTCTACGTCGCCCACTGCCCCGAGCGCGTCCTTCCGGGCCGGATCATGATCGAGATGGTGACCAACGACCGTGTCGTCGGTGGCATCAGCCCCCGGTGCGCGGAGAAGGCGGCCGCGGTCTACCGGGTCTTCACGCACGGCAAGGTGCTGCTCTCGGACGCGGCGAGCGCCGAGATGGCCAAGCTCGTCGAGAACGCCTACCGCGACGTCAACATCGCCTTCGCCAACGAGCTCGCCCTGGTCAGCGAGACGCTGCAGCTCGACGTGTGGGAGATCATCAAGCTGGCCAACCACCACCCGCGGGTCAACGTGCTCACCCCGGGCCCGGGTGTCGGCGGCCACTGCATCGCGGTCGACCCGTGGTTCATCGTCGGCGCCGCGCCGGACCAGGCCCGACTGATGCGCGCCTCCCGCGAGATCAACGACGCCAAGCCGATCCACGTGGCGGAGCAGATCGTGGCGAAGACCGCACGCTTCAAGGAGCCGACGGTCGCCTGTCTCGGCCTGGCCTACAAGGCCAACGTCGACGACCTGCGCGAGAGCCCGGCCGTCGACATCGTGCTGGACATCGCGAAGTCGTTGCCCGAGCTCGACATCAGGGTCGCGGAGCCGCTGATCACCGCACTCCCGGCGAGCTTCGATGCGTTCCCCCACGTCGTCCACCAGTCGGCGGTCGAGGCGATCGAGGCGGCCGACATCGTGGTCCTCCTGGTCGACCACGACCACTTCCGGTCCCTGAGCCGTTCCCGCCTCGAGGGAAAGATCGTCTATGACACCTGCGGTCTGTGGCGGCGGTCATGAGCACGCACAAGGCGATGGTCGTCTACGGGACCCGCCCCGAGGCGATCAAGCTGGCACCCGTGATCCAGGAGCTCGACCGGTCGCCGTGGCTGACCGTGTGCCCGGTCGTCACGGGCCAGCACCGGGCCATGCTCGACCAGGTCAACGCCCTCTTCGGCATCACACCCGCCCACGACCTCGACGTGATCCAGCCCCGGCAGCAGCTGCACGAGGTCACCGGCCGCGTGCTGGCCGGGATCACCGAGGTGATCCGGGCCGAGCGACCCGACCTGGTCGTCGTGCAGGGCGACACGACCACGACGTTCGTGGCGGCCCTGGCCGCGTTCTACGAGAAGGTGCCGGTGGTCCACGTCGAGGCCGGGCTGCGCACCCTGCACCGCTATGACCCGTTCCCCGAGGAGATCAACCGGCGGATGACCTCACAGCTCGCGTCGTTGCACCTGGCACCGACCGCGACGTCCCGGCAGAACCTGCTCGACGACGGCATCGCCGCCCACGACGTCGCGGTCACCGGCAACACCGTGATCGACGCACTCCTCCACGTGGTCGGCCGCGACCACGCGGCCGTCGACGACCCGGCCCTGGCGTCGGCGCTCGAGAAGCGGCAACCCCTGGTGCTGGCCACCAGTCACCGACGCGAGTCGTGGGGCCAGCCGATGGCGCGGACCGCCGCCGCACTCGCGCGGCTTGCCAAGGAGTTCACCGACGTCTGTTTCCTGCTCCCCGCACACCTCAACCCGACGGTCCGTGACGTGCTGCTGCCACCGATCGAGGGGCTGCCGAACGTCGTGGTGACCGAGCCGCTCTCCTACACCGACTTCTCCCGCGCGATGGCCGAGTGCCGGCTGGTGGTCACCGACAGCGGTGGCGTGCAGGAGGAGGCACCCAGCCTGGGCAAGCCCGTGCTCGTGCTCCGGGACACCACCGAGCGCCCCGAGGCCGTCGCCGCCGGCACCGTGCGCCTGGTCGGCACCGACGAGGACCTGATCGTCAAGGAGGTCTCGCGCCTGCTGACCGACCCGGCGGCGTACGACGAGATGGCGCACGCCGTGAATCCCTACGGCGACGGGCGGGCCTCACTGCGCATCCGAGCCGCCGTCGAGGAGTTCATCGGGGTCGGGCGGCGGGAGCCTGACTGGGAGGGTCGTGTCGCATGAGCGTGGGCTCCATGATCCGCAACCGGCTCGTCGACTCGCCGGACTCGTTGGCGGAGAGGTTCCGTGCCAACCGGTGGGCGCAGTTCGCCGACACGTTCCCGGACCTGGCCGAGCTGCACGTCGTCGACCTGGGGGGCACCGTCAGCTCCTGGGCCCGCGCACCGATGCGCCCCCGGCACGTCACAGTCCTCACCCTGGAACCGGAGGGCGCCGATGCCTTCGACTGGATCGATGCACACCGGGTCGACGCCT
Coding sequences within:
- a CDS encoding WecB/TagA/CpsF family glycosyltransferase, producing the protein MTTQPMPASQLFGLDVHALTLDDVVTEAEHSLATRDPLLIGVVNAAKIVKLSADQVLRDSLLECDLLLADGQSVVWASRLLGRPLPERVAGIDLFEALLEVAHRDQRRIYLLGATPEVLARLCEVVSTRWPNAVIAGSHDGYFDEDSSASVARDIAEARADMLFLGMTTPKKENFIGRHGHALGVPILHGVGGSFDVMAGVTARAPLAWQRAGMEWAYRVRQEPRRLWKRYLTTNTRFLLMLAMERVHRHSAYTTGSGVHHG
- the wecC gene encoding UDP-N-acetyl-D-mannosamine dehydrogenase; the protein is MDDIFSGRVAILGLGYIGLPTAAVLATRGIEVIGVDVNAATVEAVSRGEVPFVEPDLGVAVSGAVSQGNLSATSEVPEADAFIIAVPTPFMDEHRADLHYIRAAVESIAPRLRGGEVVILESTSPPGTTVQVSRWLAELRPDLTLPHCSEGVPDVYVAHCPERVLPGRIMIEMVTNDRVVGGISPRCAEKAAAVYRVFTHGKVLLSDAASAEMAKLVENAYRDVNIAFANELALVSETLQLDVWEIIKLANHHPRVNVLTPGPGVGGHCIAVDPWFIVGAAPDQARLMRASREINDAKPIHVAEQIVAKTARFKEPTVACLGLAYKANVDDLRESPAVDIVLDIAKSLPELDIRVAEPLITALPASFDAFPHVVHQSAVEAIEAADIVVLLVDHDHFRSLSRSRLEGKIVYDTCGLWRRS
- a CDS encoding helix-turn-helix transcriptional regulator, with amino-acid sequence MDSRQATLLQTIDPVVLGDRLRAARVSRGLTQADLGGETASTGYISRMESGQRRPNAKTLTALANRLGVGLEELLGGVAPAEYDELRLGLDFAELSLESGDPAEAMRQADTVLDRARESQVAEFAERAAYVRARACESLGQLDDAVLELEQLVAVEQLTLVTIRAGIALTRCYRDSGDLGMSIASGQRLLDLLEGSGLEQADEAVQLAATLASAYFERGDVSHAIRICRRAATRAEELGSPTARASAYWNASIMEAHRGHTRAAIPLAERALALLGEGQDMRHLALLRTQLGTLQLAMDPPAIDDAMQQLSQAAEDLKWSSAAPIDVAKNDLALARALHATGDVHRAIELSRHVHDVAAATSPLVAANAKSVEGLALSSTGDIEGARTAYRAAVNLLTGVGADRSAAQFWFELASQLDEVGDTAAARDAYRSAAASTGLRRTTAPRIRSQV
- a CDS encoding 3'(2'),5'-bisphosphate nucleotidase CysQ, yielding MTTDFPAAAATDDHIFATWLAGAAGDRLLEVRSQGLEGRELKDAGDAAAQALIAELLAEHRPDDAVLSEEAADDKSRLQSKRVWIIDPLDGTREFSEPPRDDWAVHVALWEDGDLTVGAVAQPALGETFNTGTPSVVPPRTSTRPRIAVSRTRPPAFVQALAEEIDAELVPMGSAGVKVMSVVRDVADAYIHAGGQYEWDNAAPVAVARAAGLFCSRVDGSELAYNQDNVSLPDLIVCRPELAEQIVDFVKRNGTD
- a CDS encoding MFS transporter, which codes for MYVSLRDRPSAAPPGGPSAGPASTGPASAGTGAGSGDGTGTAVASTTTGKGPKVAPVVFTLGFVSLLTDISSESVSAILPLYLTAVVGLSPVAYGFIDGLYQGVSSLVRIGGGWAADRGGHPKWVAFLGYGVSVGARIGLLFAAGLGTVSAVVTADRIGKGLRTAPRDAMISAATDPAHLGRAFGVHRTLDTIGAAIGPLIAFAILWMIPDGYLTVMVVSLGFAVLGLTLLGLFVEDRPAVRQAESAPRFRWAEVVSPDMVRLLVVSAVLGLLSVGDGFIYLALLDRGQFAAAWFPLMYVGTNIAYLALAIPFGRLADRVGRARVLVLGHLALAAAYVGTAAPVSTAWAILAVLAMLGAFYAATDGVVAALAGGLVPGTARASGIASVQTVVALSRLLASFGFGLLWVVVGPQRALVLVAGLLLVAVPVAFAGLRRLDTRPLVVA
- the wecB gene encoding UDP-N-acetylglucosamine 2-epimerase (non-hydrolyzing) — its product is MSTHKAMVVYGTRPEAIKLAPVIQELDRSPWLTVCPVVTGQHRAMLDQVNALFGITPAHDLDVIQPRQQLHEVTGRVLAGITEVIRAERPDLVVVQGDTTTTFVAALAAFYEKVPVVHVEAGLRTLHRYDPFPEEINRRMTSQLASLHLAPTATSRQNLLDDGIAAHDVAVTGNTVIDALLHVVGRDHAAVDDPALASALEKRQPLVLATSHRRESWGQPMARTAAALARLAKEFTDVCFLLPAHLNPTVRDVLLPPIEGLPNVVVTEPLSYTDFSRAMAECRLVVTDSGGVQEEAPSLGKPVLVLRDTTERPEAVAAGTVRLVGTDEDLIVKEVSRLLTDPAAYDEMAHAVNPYGDGRASLRIRAAVEEFIGVGRREPDWEGRVA